A genomic stretch from Eriocheir sinensis breed Jianghai 21 chromosome 31, ASM2467909v1, whole genome shotgun sequence includes:
- the LOC127005856 gene encoding lactosylceramide 4-alpha-galactosyltransferase-like isoform X2, protein MCRKIFLMGHWGLKGRAGLRALILTISGFLIMSIISSTSVLVFPAKDASVSTGSRVRREVWQDAPLLLTPLNSSLIDAENEHYYMKHGAVWMGTLRCPMSAPSEEGTYLRLPDFFSPDNEWRRNDKNILMAETSCNPKPPYRAWCAVESMAHQNPSLRVWYVMTAAAVEGSDGLATALVQRYPNLRPVTADLRRLFTDTPLQHVYNTCAWCYNTTWPAVNLSDMVRLALAWTAGGMYSDTDVVCIKSVASLQNVLGLSDDYKLINNGVFHFHKRHPLLRIFMETIAENFKGNQWGEIGPQALTRATNKTCGWHKLVVGSKCKGVTLLSPKAFYPIGFGAWKNAFSQIADVTLNKMYPDSYLIHMWNKVSHDKPVRKGSGSIYDTAAKTLCPLSWKTATKNSLQF, encoded by the exons ATGTGCCGCAAGATCTTCCTGATGGGGCACTGGGGGCTGAAGGGCAGGGCGGGGCTACGTGCTCTGATCCTCACGATCTCCGGTTTCCTTATCATGTCCATCATTTCCTCCACAAGTGTcttag TGTTTCCCGCGAAAGACGCATCGGTCAGCACCGGGAGCAGAGTGAGGCGGGAGGTGTGGCAGGACGCGCCGCTGCTGCTCACGCCACTTAACTCCTCCTTGATTGACGCCGAGAACGAGCACTACTACATGAAGCATGGGGCCGTCTGGATGGGAACGCTCAGGTGTCCCATGTCGGCACCTTCAGAGGAGGGAACTTACCTTCGACTGCCGGACTTCTTCAG CCCAGATAACGAGTGGCGCCGCAACGACAAGAACATCCTGATGGCAGAGACTTCGTGCAACCCTAAGCCGCCCTACAGAGCCTGGTGCGCTGTGGAAAG CATGGCGCACCAGAACCCGTCGCTGAGGGTGTGGTACGTcatgacggcggcggcggtggagggcaGCGACGGGTTAGCGACGGCCCTGGTGCAGCGCTACCCTAACCTACGTCCCGTCACCGCCGACCTTCGCCGCCTGTTCACCGACACCCCCCTCCAGCACGTCTACAACACCTGTGCCTGGTGCTACAATACTA CGTGGCCTGCAGTGAACCTGAGCGACATGGTGCGTTTGGCCCTGGCGTGGACGGCCGGAGGGATGTACAGCGACACAGACGTTGTGTGCATCAAGTCCGTCGCCTCCCTGCAGAATGTGCTCGGCCTCAGCGACGACTACAAGCTCATCAACAACGGTGTCTTCCACTTCCACAAGCGTCACCCCCTCCTCAGGATTTTCATGGAGACTATCGCAGAGAACTTCAAG GGTAATCAGTGGGGTGAGATCGGTCCCCAGGCACTGACGAGGGCCACGAACAAGACTTGTGGATGGCACAAGCTGGTGGTGGGCAGCAAGTGCAAAGGcgtcaccctcctctcccccaagGCCTTCTATCCCATTGGGTTCGGTGCCTGGAAAAACGCGTTCAGCCAAATTGCCGACGTCACTCTAAATAAG ATGTACCCGGACTCGTACCTCATACACATGTGGAACAAGGTGAGCCACGATAAACCAGTGAGGAAGGGCTCCGGCTCTATCTACGACACTGCGGCGAAGACACTCTGTCCACTCAGTTGGAAGACGGCCACGAAAAACTCCCTCCAGTTCTGA
- the LOC127005856 gene encoding lactosylceramide 4-alpha-galactosyltransferase-like isoform X1: MFNFLQYKELRYNPHSNGRKSALYILLYLKDVFYFTSSFTHGHERNHMYKGASNSPVVDFSVFPAKDASVSTGSRVRREVWQDAPLLLTPLNSSLIDAENEHYYMKHGAVWMGTLRCPMSAPSEEGTYLRLPDFFSPDNEWRRNDKNILMAETSCNPKPPYRAWCAVESMAHQNPSLRVWYVMTAAAVEGSDGLATALVQRYPNLRPVTADLRRLFTDTPLQHVYNTCAWCYNTTWPAVNLSDMVRLALAWTAGGMYSDTDVVCIKSVASLQNVLGLSDDYKLINNGVFHFHKRHPLLRIFMETIAENFKGNQWGEIGPQALTRATNKTCGWHKLVVGSKCKGVTLLSPKAFYPIGFGAWKNAFSQIADVTLNKMYPDSYLIHMWNKVSHDKPVRKGSGSIYDTAAKTLCPLSWKTATKNSLQF; the protein is encoded by the exons ATGTTCAACTTTCTGCAATATAAAGAACTTCGCTATAACCCTCATTCAAACGGTAGGAAATCAGCTCTTTATATCTTACTATACTTAAAAGATGTATTCTATTTTACATCTTCCTTTACACACGGCCACGAAAGGAATCACATGTACAAGGGAGCTTCAAATAGCCCCGTCGTTGACTTTTCAGTGTTTCCCGCGAAAGACGCATCGGTCAGCACCGGGAGCAGAGTGAGGCGGGAGGTGTGGCAGGACGCGCCGCTGCTGCTCACGCCACTTAACTCCTCCTTGATTGACGCCGAGAACGAGCACTACTACATGAAGCATGGGGCCGTCTGGATGGGAACGCTCAGGTGTCCCATGTCGGCACCTTCAGAGGAGGGAACTTACCTTCGACTGCCGGACTTCTTCAG CCCAGATAACGAGTGGCGCCGCAACGACAAGAACATCCTGATGGCAGAGACTTCGTGCAACCCTAAGCCGCCCTACAGAGCCTGGTGCGCTGTGGAAAG CATGGCGCACCAGAACCCGTCGCTGAGGGTGTGGTACGTcatgacggcggcggcggtggagggcaGCGACGGGTTAGCGACGGCCCTGGTGCAGCGCTACCCTAACCTACGTCCCGTCACCGCCGACCTTCGCCGCCTGTTCACCGACACCCCCCTCCAGCACGTCTACAACACCTGTGCCTGGTGCTACAATACTA CGTGGCCTGCAGTGAACCTGAGCGACATGGTGCGTTTGGCCCTGGCGTGGACGGCCGGAGGGATGTACAGCGACACAGACGTTGTGTGCATCAAGTCCGTCGCCTCCCTGCAGAATGTGCTCGGCCTCAGCGACGACTACAAGCTCATCAACAACGGTGTCTTCCACTTCCACAAGCGTCACCCCCTCCTCAGGATTTTCATGGAGACTATCGCAGAGAACTTCAAG GGTAATCAGTGGGGTGAGATCGGTCCCCAGGCACTGACGAGGGCCACGAACAAGACTTGTGGATGGCACAAGCTGGTGGTGGGCAGCAAGTGCAAAGGcgtcaccctcctctcccccaagGCCTTCTATCCCATTGGGTTCGGTGCCTGGAAAAACGCGTTCAGCCAAATTGCCGACGTCACTCTAAATAAG ATGTACCCGGACTCGTACCTCATACACATGTGGAACAAGGTGAGCCACGATAAACCAGTGAGGAAGGGCTCCGGCTCTATCTACGACACTGCGGCGAAGACACTCTGTCCACTCAGTTGGAAGACGGCCACGAAAAACTCCCTCCAGTTCTGA